Proteins encoded by one window of Propionispora hippei DSM 15287:
- a CDS encoding polysaccharide deacetylase family protein, producing MFIALLIMVTLMIVFFIKFQHRIPILMYHRIATVPGDRNSLPPEKFKEQLDYLKKHGYHTITLNDLYNHVTLQVPLPPKPVILTFDDGYEDNFSCALPLLKERDMKATVFPIVHWVGMENKWENFNKQLTQTMNWDHLKQWHAAGMEIGSHTLEHPFLTQCDEVRLEQELRHSKMILQEKLGAAIDFLCYPYGFFDNRATEIAKQCGYRGALAIFANAPLWNHDMYALPRIPISSRQPSWEFALKVSRFHILFIMLRKIERGAKWLRWK from the coding sequence ATGTTTATTGCCTTACTCATCATGGTTACACTCATGATCGTATTTTTTATCAAATTTCAACATCGTATACCTATTCTGATGTATCATCGCATTGCTACCGTGCCGGGTGATAGAAACTCTTTGCCGCCGGAAAAATTTAAGGAACAACTGGATTATCTAAAAAAACATGGTTACCACACCATAACGCTTAATGACTTATATAATCATGTTACGCTGCAAGTGCCGCTTCCGCCCAAACCGGTTATTTTGACCTTTGACGATGGATATGAAGACAATTTCTCCTGCGCCCTTCCCTTACTTAAAGAACGGGATATGAAAGCGACTGTATTTCCCATTGTTCATTGGGTCGGCATGGAAAATAAATGGGAGAATTTCAATAAACAACTCACTCAGACTATGAACTGGGATCATCTAAAACAGTGGCATGCCGCTGGCATGGAAATAGGCTCACACACGCTGGAGCATCCGTTCCTTACACAATGCGATGAGGTAAGACTGGAGCAGGAACTTCGACATAGCAAAATGATATTGCAAGAAAAACTAGGAGCTGCTATCGATTTTCTTTGTTATCCTTATGGTTTTTTTGATAATAGAGCAACCGAAATAGCGAAACAATGCGGTTATAGAGGCGCATTGGCCATTTTTGCTAATGCGCCTCTGTGGAATCACGATATGTATGCCCTACCCAGGATACCCATATCTTCCAGGCAGCCCTCATGGGAATTTGCTCTCAAAGTTAGCCGATTTCATATATTATTTATTATGCTGCGAAAAATAGAACGTGGTGCAAAATGGCTAAGATGGAAATGA